The proteins below come from a single Necator americanus strain Aroian chromosome V, whole genome shotgun sequence genomic window:
- a CDS encoding hypothetical protein (NECATOR_CHRV.G20918.T1): MSTLRGCKARLTNAINNLTRLVNSANSNYPTVFRSDAHPAVQLRTLQRRIEDMGNAKISIEIALETFQQRHEHAISFIENQPNAIELMDAFDIYWRDHKGDEMEPTATATIFALDDLIRKETELADMLRTTISASTTPQYNPTNTTDEPMDVTSIRNPTLTPPHISGGSSPPYPAADTMNVQLRKVELPTFDGDFSTYYDFWAKFKTAVHDNPSLSTAAKFIHLSSSLKGSAALVVQGYDITNPSNYHLAIEALRRRYDRPQFTHNFFLQKLENLPASSAAASSQRDTLCQIQACILQLNRFEDTSTSLSLKKLIRSKFPRETQLEVNRMEHRSGTIWKMHEFLAGIDVFIQELEKLDDSHCPPLSHDQPYSALSTTYRNRSPSPEPLYDPHRCCFCGSRSHRSTRCTTSMQTYVRRMIVRNLNLCWKCVQPGHMANSCRAPNCRYCQRNHHTILCSYSSVSRFSRDRSRRSNDNRRNSRNSVRYDRYTYRSPRGRYPSRESSRERSSSRYSSSSYDYPYSPSRRHPRDRDYHHQSHRNHSPYRRSERDSERMRHRNQRRHSPSPSSAPYGVRFRANPRDSLSPVRRRNHSSPESSSHVADTDDEMRNALDCRPVDDPTTLTTSSNHQRPLLMTVKAHIRNPKTKTLETVNVMLDSGAQNSFISNAATKRLSLKPYDHKPLTVIGFGGHRSTQESGTVDATLLDAANKPFPVTLRTQEVLTSQFKPYRLSKEDKHALRTFRINPDSLTISRHVTPDILLGIDYFWEVLKKDSPKQLPSGLMLVNTRFGPVVSGSTFFR; encoded by the coding sequence ATGTCTACGCTCCGTGGTTGCAAAGCACGCTTGACCAACGCGATCAACAATTTGACGCGGTTGGTCAACTCGGCGAATTCCAACTACCCAACCGTCTTCCGTTCGGACGCCCACCCGGCAGTACAGCTCCGCACCCTCCAGCGTCGAATCGAGGACATGGGAAACGCTAAGATCTCCATTGAAATAGCATTGGAGACTTTCCAACAGCGCCATGAACATGCCATAAGCTTTATCGAAAACCAACCGAACGCCATAGAGCTTATGGATGCCTTTGACATCTACTGGCGCGATCACAAAGGTGACGAAATGGAACCAACCGCAACCGCTACCATCTTTGCCCTAGACGATCTTATCCGCAAGGAAACCGAACTTGCGGATATGCTTCGCACCACCATAAGCGCATCCACCACACCACAATATAACCCTACTAACACCACTGATGAGCCGATGGATGTTACATCCATCAGAAACCCTACCCTGACACCACCGCACATATCCGGAGGCTCATCACCACCATACCCTGCTGCGGATACCATGAATGTACAACTCCGCAAGGTAGAGCTGCCTACCTTTGATGGGGATTTCTCCACCTATTACGATTTCTGGGCCAAATTCAAGACCGCGGTCCACGACAATCCATCCCTATCCACCGCTGCCAAGTTTATCCATCTTAGTAGCAGCCTTAAAGGTAGCGCCGCACTTGTTGTACAGGGGTACGACATAACCAATCCCTCCAACTACCACCTAGCCATTGAAGCCCTACGCAGACGGTATGACCGTCCGCAGTTCacccataatttctttttgcagaaattagaGAACTTGCCAGCGTCGTCTGCCGCCGCTTCATCGCAGAGGGACACGTTATGCCAGATCCAAGCATGTATCCTGCAGCTCAACCGCTTCGAGGACACGTCAACATCGCTATCGCTCAAGAAGCTCATTCGCAGCAAGTTCCCACGAGAGACTCAGCTGGAAGTGAACAGGATGGAACACCGGTCAGGTACGATTTGGAAGATGCATGAGTTTCTTGCGGGTATTGATGTGTTTATTCAAGAACTTGAGAAGCTTGACGATAGCCACTGTCCTCCACTTAGCCACGATCAACCCTATTCCGCATTATCCACCACATACCGCAACCGCTCACCATCTCCAGAACCACTTTATGATCCGCATAGATGTTGTTTCTGCGGGTCGAGGAGCCATCGCTCGACCCGCTGCACCACATCTATGCAGACCTACGTTCGCCGTATGATAGTCCGGAACCTGAACCTCTGTTGGAAATGTGTCCAACCAGGGCACATGGCCAACTCTTGCCGGGCTCCGAACTGTCGTTACTGCCAACGTAACCATCACACCATACTTTGTTCGTATTCTTCTGTTTCGCGTTTTTCTCGTGATAGGTCTAGGCGTTCTAATGATAATCGTCGTAATAGTCGTAATAGTGTTCGTTATGATCGATATACTTATCGTTCTCCCCGCGGACGGTACCCTTCTAGGGAATCGTCCCGGGAAAGAAGTTCTTCACGCTATTCCTCTTCATCGTACGATTATCCCTATTCACCATCTAGGCGCCATCCCCGCGATAGAGACTACCACCATCAGTCTCATCGCAACCATTCTCCCTATCGTAGATCTGAACGTGATTCAGAGCGAATGCGCCACCGCAACCAACGCCGCCACTCACCGTCTCCATCTTCAGCACCTTACGGGGTCAGATTTCGTGCTAATCCGCGCGATAGTCTCTCACCCGTACGCCGCAGAAACCACTCCAGCCCAGAATCCAGTAGCCACGTCGCCGATACGGACGATGAGATGCGTAACGCTCTTGATTGCCGTCCGGTCGACGACCCCACCACCCTCACCACTTCATCCAACCACCAACGCCCTCTTCTTATGACTGTTAAGGCTCACATTCGTAATCCTAAGACGAAGACCCTTGAAACGGTCAACGTCATGCTGGATTCAGGAGCCCAAAACAGCTTCATAAGCAACGCAGCCACTAAGCGCCTATCCCTTAAACCCTACGACCACAAGCCGCTGACCGTCATCGGATTCGGAGGTCATCGTTCGACCCAAGAATCCGGTACAGTCGACGCCACCCTCTTAGATGCCGCAAACAAACCATTCCCCGTAACCCTACGAACTCAGGAAGTTCTAACTTCCCAGTTCAAACCATATCGTCTCAGTAAAGAAGACAAACACGCACTCCGCACATTCCGCATTAACCCAGACAGCCTTACCATCAGTCGCCACGTTACGCCAGATATCCTGCTGGGTATCGACTACTTCTGGGAGGTCCTGAAAAAGGACTCACCGAAGCAGCTACCCTCAGGATTGATGCTCGTTAACACGCGATTCGGACCAGTTGTCTCGGGTTCAaccttttttcgttga
- a CDS encoding hypothetical protein (NECATOR_CHRV.G20918.T3), translating to MSTLRGCKARLTNAINNLTRLVNSANSNYPTVFRSDAHPAVQLRTLQRRIEDMGNAKISIEIALETFQQRHEHAISFIENQPNAIELMDAFDIYWRDHKGDEMEPTATATIFALDDLIRKETELADMLRTTISASTTPQYNPTNTTDEPMDVTSIRNPTLTPPHISGGSSPPYPAADTMNVQLRKVELPTFDGDFSTYYDFWAKFKTAVHDNPSLSTAAKFIHLSSSLKGSAALVVQGYDITNPSNYHLAIEALRRRYDRPQFTHNFFLQKLENLPASSAAASSQRDTLCQIQACILQLNRFEDTSTSLSLKKLIRSKFPRETQLEVNRMEHRSGTIWKMHEFLAGIDVFIQELEKLDDSHCPPLSHDQPYSALSTTYRNRSPSPEPLYDPHRCCFCGSRSHRSTRCTTSMQTYVRRMIVRNLNLCWKCVQPGHMANSCRAPNCRYCQRNHHTILCSYSSVSRFSRDRSRRSNDNRRNSRNSVRYDRYTYRSPRGRYPSRESSRERSSSRYSSSSYDYPYSPSRRHPRDRDYHHQSHRNHSPYRRSERDSERMRHRNQRRHSPSPSSAPYGVRFRANPRDSLSPVRRRNHSSPESSSHVADTDDEMRNALDCRPVDDPTTLTTSSNHQRPLLMTVKAHIRNPKTKTLETVNVMLDSGAQNSFISNAATKRLSLKPYDHKPLTVIGFGGHRSTQESGTVDATLLDAANKPFPVTLRTQEVLTSQFKPYRLSKEDKHALRTFRINPDSLTISRHVTPDILLGIDYFWEVLKKDSPKQLPSGLMLNHLTTSPSTPPRSEDDITRLWDLDRLGITEDPDPSVDKEEDARILKRFQDTAQVIDGYLHVQFPWKSSHPRLADNKMLALKRLQSQYRSFQTKPTLWKTYTATFTDYLEQGIIEEVDEHQFDDHRVYYIPHQAVIKETSATTKLRVVFDASSHYRGAPSLNDCLHSGPAILPDMVGILLRSRLTPYLLIADVEKAFLQIRLQRNQRDATRFLWLRNPNLPPTADNLRIFRFTRVPFGITASPFLLAASILYYLHLEPSKPLHKEIEDNIYVDNILLSALSERQAIKKYRSSKSLFNSMHMNLREFLCNSNTVNQSIEPSDRVRNPSSVKLLGIPWNSRTDTLLIPLKTASANVHSKRTALSACSSTFDPLGLLTPFLVPFKVFIQDIWKKEYQWDTPFDQEDHQRWDELVQQLKHPLPPIPRFIASANRNTTYELAVFGDASQRLFACCAYLISRSPSTTSSQLIMAKSLLATAKLQMTMPRLELLASLISVRLARFLHHQLHLKIRTIHFFSDSKIALHWIHSSRPLKRFVQNRVNEIRTILTTFHKTDVQTKFYYVQSDSNPADCATRGLSTADAVNHIWWHGPSFLCSPQSDWPKADTDFALPQDLCPEAEHEFQALSVLPTQPYESPLRFRATSSYLKLIRSTAYVLKFIKALFQKTRIRNYTLNLATVVLSKDVSASEITNAETLLIMEHYREGESTLKRLPLDKYNAHRAADGLIRCPNRLDHARTSSQSSAPILLIPEHHFVHLLVMYHHKTRFHSGVHATIAALRTSYFIPSIKTTVTRILRLCTVCRRAQGHPYRYPEMPSLPPERVNRSRPFQKVGLDYLGPLYYRDQLHSQAKIWICLFTCMATRAVHLELVHNNTAFEFLLAFRRFIARRGTPDLIISDNATTFRSANDSLQSTIYNRKAIEKISTQLANRKIEWRFITPLSPWKGGFYERLVGLFKSAFKKAIKHTLLPLSQFQTLVAEIEAVLNSRPLLSISDTSSSPHVLRPIDFVSPQVELQLPSPHHNPLYIPPNRLSEWYKETLAVLNNFWDIWYKDYLSAISARHQHRIHQGRSSPLIPSVGDVVLIADKNVPRGQWPLAIITTIHRTKSNIPRSATVRIANGHELQRSINQLHPLEISAKEDPRPKKSRQQLQPTRIQPPRAAKRVRFALGTKRAY from the exons ATGTCTACGCTCCGTGGTTGCAAAGCACGCTTGACCAACGCGATCAACAATTTGACGCGGTTGGTCAACTCGGCGAATTCCAACTACCCAACCGTCTTCCGTTCGGACGCCCACCCGGCAGTACAGCTCCGCACCCTCCAGCGTCGAATCGAGGACATGGGAAACGCTAAGATCTCCATTGAAATAGCATTGGAGACTTTCCAACAGCGCCATGAACATGCCATAAGCTTTATCGAAAACCAACCGAACGCCATAGAGCTTATGGATGCCTTTGACATCTACTGGCGCGATCACAAAGGTGACGAAATGGAACCAACCGCAACCGCTACCATCTTTGCCCTAGACGATCTTATCCGCAAGGAAACCGAACTTGCGGATATGCTTCGCACCACCATAAGCGCATCCACCACACCACAATATAACCCTACTAACACCACTGATGAGCCGATGGATGTTACATCCATCAGAAACCCTACCCTGACACCACCGCACATATCCGGAGGCTCATCACCACCATACCCTGCTGCGGATACCATGAATGTACAACTCCGCAAGGTAGAGCTGCCTACCTTTGATGGGGATTTCTCCACCTATTACGATTTCTGGGCCAAATTCAAGACCGCGGTCCACGACAATCCATCCCTATCCACCGCTGCCAAGTTTATCCATCTTAGTAGCAGCCTTAAAGGTAGCGCCGCACTTGTTGTACAGGGGTACGACATAACCAATCCCTCCAACTACCACCTAGCCATTGAAGCCCTACGCAGACGGTATGACCGTCCGCAGTTCacccataatttctttttgcagaaattagaGAACTTGCCAGCGTCGTCTGCCGCCGCTTCATCGCAGAGGGACACGTTATGCCAGATCCAAGCATGTATCCTGCAGCTCAACCGCTTCGAGGACACGTCAACATCGCTATCGCTCAAGAAGCTCATTCGCAGCAAGTTCCCACGAGAGACTCAGCTGGAAGTGAACAGGATGGAACACCGGTCAGGTACGATTTGGAAGATGCATGAGTTTCTTGCGGGTATTGATGTGTTTATTCAAGAACTTGAGAAGCTTGACGATAGCCACTGTCCTCCACTTAGCCACGATCAACCCTATTCCGCATTATCCACCACATACCGCAACCGCTCACCATCTCCAGAACCACTTTATGATCCGCATAGATGTTGTTTCTGCGGGTCGAGGAGCCATCGCTCGACCCGCTGCACCACATCTATGCAGACCTACGTTCGCCGTATGATAGTCCGGAACCTGAACCTCTGTTGGAAATGTGTCCAACCAGGGCACATGGCCAACTCTTGCCGGGCTCCGAACTGTCGTTACTGCCAACGTAACCATCACACCATACTTTGTTCGTATTCTTCTGTTTCGCGTTTTTCTCGTGATAGGTCTAGGCGTTCTAATGATAATCGTCGTAATAGTCGTAATAGTGTTCGTTATGATCGATATACTTATCGTTCTCCCCGCGGACGGTACCCTTCTAGGGAATCGTCCCGGGAAAGAAGTTCTTCACGCTATTCCTCTTCATCGTACGATTATCCCTATTCACCATCTAGGCGCCATCCCCGCGATAGAGACTACCACCATCAGTCTCATCGCAACCATTCTCCCTATCGTAGATCTGAACGTGATTCAGAGCGAATGCGCCACCGCAACCAACGCCGCCACTCACCGTCTCCATCTTCAGCACCTTACGGGGTCAGATTTCGTGCTAATCCGCGCGATAGTCTCTCACCCGTACGCCGCAGAAACCACTCCAGCCCAGAATCCAGTAGCCACGTCGCCGATACGGACGATGAGATGCGTAACGCTCTTGATTGCCGTCCGGTCGACGACCCCACCACCCTCACCACTTCATCCAACCACCAACGCCCTCTTCTTATGACTGTTAAGGCTCACATTCGTAATCCTAAGACGAAGACCCTTGAAACGGTCAACGTCATGCTGGATTCAGGAGCCCAAAACAGCTTCATAAGCAACGCAGCCACTAAGCGCCTATCCCTTAAACCCTACGACCACAAGCCGCTGACCGTCATCGGATTCGGAGGTCATCGTTCGACCCAAGAATCCGGTACAGTCGACGCCACCCTCTTAGATGCCGCAAACAAACCATTCCCCGTAACCCTACGAACTCAGGAAGTTCTAACTTCCCAGTTCAAACCATATCGTCTCAGTAAAGAAGACAAACACGCACTCCGCACATTCCGCATTAACCCAGACAGCCTTACCATCAGTCGCCACGTTACGCCAGATATCCTGCTGGGTATCGACTACTTCTGGGAGGTCCTGAAAAAGGACTCACCGAAGCAGCTACCCTCAGGATTGATGCTC AACCATCTAACCACATCACCATCTACACCACCTCGCTCTGAAGACGACATCACCCGCCTATGGGACCTCGACCGTTTAGGCATAACCGAGGATCCCGATCCCTCTGTCGACAAGGAAGAGGACGCACGGATCCTGAAACGTTTTCAGGATACCGCCCAGGTGATTGACGGCTACTTGCACGTTCAATTTCCCTGGAAGTCATCCCATCCTCGCCTTGCCGACAACAAAATGTTAGCCCTTAAGCGTCTTCAGAGCCAATACCGTTCCTTCCAAACCAAACCAACCCTTTGGAAAACATATACCGCAACCTTTACGGACTACCTGGAGCAGGGCATAATAGAGGAGGTCGACGAGCACCAGTTCGACGACCACAGAGTCTATTATATCCCGCATCAGGCAGTCATAAAGGAAACATCGGCCACCACTAAATTAAGAGTCGTGTTCGATGCGTCCTCCCACTACAGAGGCGCACCGAGCTTAAACGACTGTCTCCACTCTGGCCCCGCAATCCTACCAGACATGGTAGGAATCCTTCTACGTAGCCGCTTAACACCATATCTCCTTATTGCCGACGTAGAGAAGGCTTTCCTCCAGATTCGTCTACAACGTAATCAACGGGATGCCACTCGTTTCCTTTGGCTTCGCAACCCTAACCTACCACCAACTGCGGATAATCTTCGGATCTTCCGGTTTACCCGCGTACCATTCGGTATAACCGCATCACCATTCCTTTTAGCCGCATCCATACTGTATTACCTCCATCTTGAACCATCGAAGCCGCTCCACAAGGAGATCGAGGACAACATCTACGTCGACAATATCCTTCTTAGTGCCTTGTCCGAGCGACAAGCCATTAAGAAGTACCGCTCTTCCAAATCCCTATTTAACTCCATGCACATGAACCTTCGAGAGTTCTTGTGCAACTCCAACACCGTTAACCAGTCCATAGAGCCATCTGATCGAGTCAGGAATCCATCCTCCGTGAAGCTCCTTGGTATTCCCTGGAATTCACGCACCGACACCCTTCTCATACCACTTAAAACCGCATCCGCGAATGTGCACTCGAAGCGCACAGCGCTCAGTGCATGTTCATCCACCTTTGATCCACTTGGTCTTCTCACACCATTCTTAGTGCCCTTCAAGGTATTCATCCAGGACATCTGGAAGAAGGAATACCAGTGGGACACTCCATTTGACCAAGAGGACCATCAGCGATGGGACGAATTGGTCCAGCAGCTCAAACATCCGTTGCCACCAATTCCACGTTTCATCGCTTCCGCAAACCGCAACACCACTTATGAGCTCGCAGTCTTTGGAGACGCCTCACAACGTCTCTTTGCCTGTTGTGCTTACCTTATTAGCCGCTCACCATCAACCACTTCTTCACAGCTAATCATGGCTAAGTCATTGTTAGCAACGGCTAAACTCCAGATGACTATGCCACGATTAGAGTTGCTCGCATCCCTAATAAGTGTGCGTCTAGCACGCTTCCTCCATCACCAACTCCATCTTAAAATCCGCACTATCCACTTCTTTTCTGACTCGAAGATAGCGCTCCATTGGATCCACTCATCTCGTCCACTTAAACGGTTCGTTCAGAATCGAGTGAACGAGATCCGCACCATCTTAACCACTTTCCACAAGACAGACGTTCAGACGAAGTTCTACTATGTGCAGTCAGACTCTAATCCAGCTGACTGTGCAACTCGTGGACTTTCGACCGCTGACGCTGTCAACCACATCTGGTGGCATGGACCATCTTTCCTTTGTTCTCCACAGTCGGATTGGCCTAAGGCCGATACGGACTTTGCCCTACCTCAGGATCTTTGTCCTGAGGCGGAGCACGAGTTTCAGGCCCTTAGTGTCCTTCCGACACAACCATATGAATCACCACTCCGTTTCCGTGCCACTAGTAGTTACCTTAAGCTCATCCGTTCAACCGCGTATGTGCTTAAGTTCATCAAAGCCCTATTCCAAAAAACCCGCATCCGCAATTACACCCTCAACCTAGCCACTGTTGTACTGTCCAAGGACGTTTCAGCCTCGGAGATCACCAACGCGGAAACTCTCCTCATTATGGAGCATTACCGCGAGGGCGAATCCACGTTGAAACGACTACCATTGGATAAGTACAACGCTCACCGCGCTGCAGATGGATTGATCCGATGTCCGAATCGATTAGACCATGCTCGGACTTCGTCTCAGTCATCTGCACCTATCCTTCTTATTCCGGAGCACCACTTTGTCCATCTTCTCGTTATGTACCACCACAAAACCAGGTTCCATTCAGGTGTTCATGCCACAATAGCCGCTCTCCGCACATCATATTTCATCCCTTCCATCAAAACCACCGTCACCAGAATCCTTCGGCTCTGCACAGTATGTAGAAGAGCCCAAGGACACCCTTACCGCTATCCTGAGATGCCTAGTCTCCCTCCGGAACGAGTCAACCGCTCTAGACCGTTCCAGAAGGTTGGACTAGACTACTTGGGACCACTTTACTATAGAGATCAGCTCCATTCTCAGGCCAAGATTTGGATCTGTCTCTTCACCTGTATGGCAACCCGCGCTGTACATCTCGAGTTAGTCCACAACAACACCGCATTCGAGTTTTTACTCGCCTTTCGCCGTTTCATTGCTCGCAGAGGCACTCCGGACCTCATTATCAGCGACAATGCCACCACTTTCCGCTCAGCCAACGATTCCCTACAAAGCACCATCTATAACCGCAAAGCCATAGAAAAGATATCCACTCAACTCGCCAACCGCAAGATCGAATGGAGGTTCATCACTCCTCTTTCCCCATGGAAAGGAGGATTTTATGAACGTCTAGTCGGTCTCTTCAAATCCGCATTCAAAAAAGCCATCAAACATACCCTATTACCACTTTCCCAATTTCAGACCCTGGTTGCAGAAATTGAAGCAGTGCTCAACTCCAGACCACTTTTATCCATCAGTGACACATCATCTTCACCACACGTCCTTCGACCAATAGATTTCGTCTCACCGCAAGTGGAACTCCAATTACCATCTCCGCACCACAACCCTCTCTACATCCCTCCAAACCGTCTTTCCGAATGGTACAAGGAGACACTTGCCGTATTGAACAACTTCTGGGACATTTGGTACAAGGACTACTTATCCGCAATATCCGCACGTCACCAACACCGTATCCATCAAGGAAGGTCCAGTCCACTCATTCCATCGGTAGGAGACGTTGTTCTCATTGCCGATAAGAATGTTCCACGTGGACAATGGCCTTTAGCCATCATAACCACTATCCACCGCACCAAATCCAACATACCCAGATCAGCCACTGTCCGCATTGCAAACGGTCATGAGTTGCAGAGATCGATCAATCAACTACATCCATTGGAGATTTCTGCAAAGGAAGACCCACGACCGAAGAAGAGCCGCCAACAACTGCAACCCACACGGATCCAACCACCACGAGCAGCCAAACGGGTACGATTCGCACTTGGTACGAAGCGAGC GTACTAG